The following proteins come from a genomic window of Macrobrachium rosenbergii isolate ZJJX-2024 chromosome 37, ASM4041242v1, whole genome shotgun sequence:
- the Lerp gene encoding LOW QUALITY PROTEIN: cation-independent mannose-6-phosphate receptor (The sequence of the model RefSeq protein was modified relative to this genomic sequence to represent the inferred CDS: inserted 2 bases in 1 codon) translates to MWFHRLVIVTLSLSSLNLIVGRAWADGNDPPANNCRVVHGDLVYDLSDLGENDYWHVTETLHTEHTKEYFLSVCHPLRNAPTSCPKGGSGVCAVTIQDSSNATRVFRDMGKVPPEVKVADAGRVEYVYESGEKCDLRGRNETYVTELHLLCPQGASXDESGPVLMSSPGCRLFFAWMTKAACPKKVEVSNATTCVVKFSNSDYDLNLHTLHSGSFYNVSSATESYEVNFCGPVTNGHCGRDDATVCKLDKASTPTILGTTKDMKLVWSDEHLKLRYTYDSRVVEFQFFCERTATTPKIYFVSKNSSAIIFNVKTAVVCTPETPDCVINDDKGNVYDLRSLYMAHGNWKVIDRRSGQRILYHINMCGAVNYETYYHCPPGPIGACQTSIGASSAYNMGFLTSHPTVNADGSITVLYTGGDACKNGQHTRSTRINLFCDQRELEPVLMEVTDTCEYIFNWLTPAACPRHLKTGNNCEVTDPLYGHLFDFNSLRNKKGDYNVSDGHHSYLINICGPLVSKCNGEDTSGVCQVKGKVQFSGGQASSNITFNDGTLVMRLTNGSQGCEDGNSRSTLILFMCDHEESGYDGPVFIQEDDSCTYQFIWRTRVACPPFQVVDCTYITENGTVYDLSELSSSLMNEEYYSPNHSKKYVLNVCRSVVHSKESRCPYKSAACIVDAEKENQAVSIGEVSSGPFIENGALVLKYPRGDRCASNPSVQTESVIVFKCDMKALYPYPQLVAEENCKYVFEWATPVACPVKVTPGILSGEDCKVTNPLTGYVFDLNSLKKDGGYEVQGDAELQLVLNVCDNVKSGKCPGDNTGACLIHSDGKLAIAGEANADLHFLPGFLFLHYDGGEKCRNGLERSTLINFVCGAEGSAEGPVLVHDDLDNCTYHINWHTELVCERRINCFVDTWDRRIDLSPLIKTSGNYETLNPYNRKQKFYLNVCRPLNQITGLLCHPGSAACLADSSSSNPPLNLGHPMVTPVSRNDDGVDLMYSAGSVCPTNPGFPITTKISFVCDEKVGLGSPEFKEITHDCQYIFEWRTSVVCNKTEEIPDLGPVCQIMFKAAKTNIDLKPLQKAGGYEVQHGSKAFKVNVCGPACGDSGVCTADGENYGSYKKSTLKWDYDRLKLVYFGGDSCPLALSGQKSTVIYFNCDMSAGFGVPVADIAMGEVKCEAVFNWGTNVTCIEGIYGTDAPSKAVPTPVVVPSAPTAPNQTGGDKGGSDPSADTQKSEGEPSHTDVTGVIATILVVSGIIFVIVLVLFKSERGQRFMSSTRRLFGMKGYTDITQRPAESSSLIGSTSRVFRVDDSDDDLLRV, encoded by the exons ATGTGGTTCCACAGACTTGTGATCGTGACTCTGTCTCTGTCAAGCTTGAATCTGATCGTAGGTCGGGCCTGGGCAGATGGCAACGACCCCCCCGCAAACAACTGCAGGGTCGTCCACGGCGACCTGGTGTACGACCTGAGCGACCTCGGCGAGAACGACTACTGGCACGTAACGGAGACCCTCCATACTGAACACACGAAGGAGTACTTCCTGAGCGTCTGCCACCCCCTGAGGAACGCCCCGACGTCGTGCCCTAAAGGAGGCTCCGGGGTGTGTGCGGTCACCATCCAGGACAGCAGCAACGCCACCCGTGTCTTCCGGGACATGGGCAAGGTCCCCCCGGAGGTCAAGGTTGCGGACGCTGGAAGGGTAGAGTATGTCTACGAGAGCGGGGAGAAATGCGACCTGAGGGGCCGGAACGAGACCTACGTGACGGAGCTCCACCTCCTCTGTCCCCAGGGGGCGTC GGACGAGTCCGGTCCGGTCCTCATGTCCTCGCCCGGCTGCCGCCTGTTCTTCGCCTGGATGACGAAGGCGGCCTGTCCGAAGAAGGTCGAGGTGTCCAACGCCACGACCTGCGTGGTGAAGTTTTCGAACTCCGACTACGACCTCAATCTCCACACGCTCCATTCGGGGTCCTTCTACAACGTCTCGAGCGCGACCGAGAGTTACGAGGTCAACTTCTGCGGCCCTGTCACGAATGGGCACTGTGGGCGAGACGATGCCACAGTTTGCAAACTAGACAAAGCCTCGACTCCCACCATCCTGGGCACCACCAAAGATATGAAGTTGGTCTGGAGTGACGAACATCTGAAGCTCCGCTATACTTATGATTCCAGAGTCGTCGAATTTCAGTTCTTCTGCGAACGAACGGCAACGACGCCCAAGATATATTTCGTTTCGAAGAACAGCTCTGCTATCATCTTCAACGTGAAGACGGCTGTCGTTTGTACGCCAGAGACTCCGGACTGTGTGATTAACGACGATAAGGGGAACGTGTACGATCTCCGATCGCTCTACATGGCCCATGGGAATTGGAAGGTTATCGACAGGAGAAGTGGACAGAGG aTTCTTTACCATATCAACATGTGTGGCGCAGTCAATTACGAGACCTACTATCATTGTCCGCCGGGGCCAATTGGCGCCTGTCAGACAAGTATTGGTGCATCGTCTGCTTACAACATGGGTTTCCTAACCTCACATCCCACTGTTAATGCTGATGGTTCGATCACCGTTTTGTATACTG GAGGTGATGCTTGCAAGAACGGCCAGCACACAAGATCAACCCGTATAAATCTGTTCTGTGACCAGAGAGAGCTCGAGCCGGTTTTGATGGAGGTCACGGACACCTGTGAATACATCTTCAACTGGTTAACTCCTGCTGCTTGCCCGAGACACCTAAAGACTGGGAATAACTGCGAAGTGACCGATCCCCTGTATGGTCATCTGTTCGACTTTAATTCGTTACGGAATAAGAAGGGGGATTATAACGTGTCGGATGGTCATCATTCCTATCTGATAAATATCTGCGGGCCTCTTGTATCAAAATGCAACGGAGAGGACACTTCTGGCGTCTGCCAAGTCAAAGGGAAAGTTCAGTTTAGCGGAGGTCAAGCTTCATCAAACATAACGTTCAACGATGGGACTCTCGTTATGAGACTAACAAACGGTTCGCAAGGCTGCGAAGATGGCAACAGCAGGTCCACGCTCATACTCTTCATGTGTGACCACGAAGAGAGCGGATACGACGGGCCGGTATTCATACAGGAAGACGATTCTTGCACGTACCAGTTCATCTGGAGGACGCGTGTTGCTTGCCCCCCCTTCCAGGTAGTTGATTGCACATACATAACGGAAAATGGGACAGTTTATGATCTGAGTGAGTTGTCATCCTCTCTCATGAACGAAGAATACTATTCTCCCAACCATTCTAAAAAGTACGTGTTGAATGTCTGTAGGTCTGTCGTCCACAGCAAGGAGAGTAGGTGCCCATATAAGTCGGCGGCTTGCATAGTTGACGCTGAGAAAGAGAACCAGGCTGTTAGTATTGGAGAAGTTTCCAGTGGGCCCTTTATTGAAAACGGAGCCCTCGTCTTGAAGTATCCCAGGGGAGATCGTTGCGCAAGTAATCCCTCCGTTCAGACTGAGAGCGTCATCGTGTTCAAATGCGACATGAAGGCACTGTATCCTTACCCACAGCTTGTTGCAGAGGAAAACTGCAAATACGTATTTGAATGGGCCACTCCGGTTGCATGCCCTGTGAAAGTAACACCAGGTATCCTTAGTGGAGAAGACTGTAAAGTAACCAATCCCCTAACAGGCTATGTTTTTGACCTGAATTCCCTCAAGAAGGATGGCGGTTACGAGGTTCAAGGAGATGCCGAACTTCAGCTCGTACTGAATGTTTGCGATAACGTCAAGTCAGGGAAGTGTCCTGGCGATAACACAGGAGCTTGCTTGATCCACAGTGATGGTAAGCTTGCAATTGCTGGCGAGGCAAATGCTGACCTCCACTTTCTTCCCGGGTTTTTGTTCCTTCACTACGATGGAGGCGAGAAATGTCGAAATGGCCTCGAGAGATCGACACTGATCAACTTCGTCTGTGGAGCAGAAGGTTCGGCGGAAGGACCCGTACTCGTCCACGATGACCTAGATAACTGCACGTACCACATCAACTGGCACACGGAGCTCGTGTGCGAACGAAGGATAAACTGCTTCGTTGACACGTGGGACCGTCGAATCGACCTTTCGCCCCTCATCaagacatctggcaactacgAAACTCTAAACCCCTACAATCGCAAGCAGAAGTTTTATCTGAATGTGTGCCGACCTCTTAATCAGATCACTGGCCTTCTGTGCCATCCAGGGTCTGCCGCCTGCCTTGCCGATTCCTCCTCCAGCAACCCTCCCTTGAACCTGGGTCATCCCATGGTGACGCCAGTCAGTAGGAACGATGATGGGGTTGACCTCATGTATTCGGCTGGGTCAGTGTGTCCAACTAACCCTGGATTCCCAATTACAACGAAGATATCCTTTGTGTGCGATGAAAAAGTTGGCTTG GGTTCACCAGAGTTCAAAGAAATAACACATGACTGTCAGTATATCTTTGAATGGAGGACATCAGTAGTATGCAATAAGACAGAGGAGATTCCAGATTTGGGTCCAGTTTGCCAAATCATGTTTAAGGCAGCCAAGACCAACATCGACCTTAAACCTTTGCAAAAGGCCGGAGGCTACGAAGTTCAACATGGAAGTAAAGCTTTCAAGGTCAATGTTTGTGGTCCGGCTTGCGGTGACTCTGGGGTCTGCACTGCCGACGGCGAGAATTACGGCTCTTACAAGAAGTCTACCTTGAAATGGGATTACGACAGGCTCAAGCTTGTCTACTTCGGTGGAGACTCTTGCCCTTTGGCTCTGAGTGGTCAGAAGAGTACTGTCATTTACTTCAATTGCGATATGTCGGCAGGTTTTGGAGTTCCCGTTGCTGATATTGCCATGGGTGAGGTCAAGTGTGAGGCAGTGTTTAACTGGGGAACAAATGTAACTTGCATCGAAGGCATTTACGGCACAGACGCGCCAAGTAAGGCCGTCCCCACTCCCGTGGTTGTGCCTTCCGCGCCAACGGCACCAAATCAGACAGGCGGGGATAAAGGAGGCAGCGATCCCTCGGCCGACACGCAGAAGAGCGAAGGCGAGCCTTCGCACACGGACGTGACAGGAGTCATCGCTACCATTCTGGTTGTCTCAGGGATCATATTTGTGATAGTTCTGGTCCTCTTCAAGTCCGAGAGAGGTCAACGCTTCATGTCGTCCACCCGACGGCTCTTCGGAATGAAAGGGTATACAGACATAACCCAGAGACCCGCAGAAAGTTCCTCTCTCATAGGATCCACCTCTAGAGTATTTAGAGTTGACGATAGCGATGACGATCTGCTCAGAGTTTAG